A window from Montipora capricornis isolate CH-2021 chromosome 7, ASM3666992v2, whole genome shotgun sequence encodes these proteins:
- the LOC138055406 gene encoding uncharacterized protein — MAELLVGVLFMLWVTAVEKVLRNRRAAFRLSKKNYLRNQRYRIFRFRQTQRFLALVGIAVCGLTRVCIIFHDRSVWVRERSSDWWHRVANRAWTADDWRKNFRMCKETLNHICDELAPEISRQNTRFRRAIPTRQRVAVALWRLATNVEYRTISHLFGIGRSTACGIVHDVCRAIVQTLLPIYIQLPQGERLDETIRGFERIKRFPQVGGVIDGCHIPIIAPEEHHEDYHNRKGYHSIILQGVVDPKYCFTDVFIGWPGRVHDARVLANSPLYGLGQNGTLFPPDKTEVINGVTIPVVIIGDAAYPLLEWLMKPYADNGRLTPSQRAFNNNLSSTRMAVEIAFGRLKGRWRILLKRLDMKTQNVPLAVGACCTLHNICEIHGEAFDDNWWPNDNDDDDNLDDDGDGGVAVAALHPAVAMRNAISLNF, encoded by the coding sequence ATGGCGGAACTGTTGGTCGGAGTTTTGTTTATGTTGTGGGTTACTGCTGTGGAGAAAGTTCTTCGTAACCGAAGAGCTGCTTTTCgtttgtcaaagaaaaattatCTACGGAATCAACGCTACCGTATCTTTCGATTTCGGCAAACACAACGATTTTTGGCACTCGTTGGCATAGCAGTTTGTGGACTGACAAGGGTGTGTATAATTTTTCATGATCGCTCAGTCTGGGTGAGGGAACGTAGTTCTGACTGGTGGCACCGTGTTGCTAACAGAGCGTGGACTGCAGATGACTGGCGCAAAAACTTCCGCATGTGTAAGGAAACCTTAAACCACATTTGCGatgagcttgctcctgaaatatctcggcaaaatacAAGATTTCGGAGAGCTATACCTACGCGCCAAAGGGTTGCTGTTGCACTATGGAGGCTTGCCACAAATGTAGAGTATCGAACAATCAGCCACTTATTTGGCATTGGAAGATCTACGGCTTGTGGTATTGTGCACGATGTTTGTAGAGCCATTGTTCAAACTCTTCTTCCAATATACATTCAACTGCCCCAAGGAGAGCGCCTTGATGAAACTATTCGTGGCTTTGAGAGAATTAAGAGATTTCCTCAAGTTGGTGGAGTAATCGATGGTTGTCATATTCCTATCATAGCCCCGGAGGAACATCATGAAGATTACCACAACAGAAAGGGGTACCATTCAATTATCTTACAAGGTGTTGTGGATCCAAAATACTGCTTTACCGATGTATTCATTGGTTGGCCTGGACGAGTACATGATGCTAGGGTGCTGGCGAATTCTCCCCTTTACGGTCTTGGCCAAAATGGAACTCTTTTTCCACCCGACAAAACTGAAGTCATAAATGGTGTAACGATTCCTGTTGTCATAATTGGCGATGCAGCGTATCCTTTACTGGAATGGCTCATGAAACCGTATGCAGATAATGGCCGGCTGACCCCAAGTCAGAGAGCCTTCAATAACAACCTAAGCAGCACCCGAATGGCCGTGGAAATTGCATTTGGGCGACTCAAAGGACGCTGGAGGATTTTGCTTAAGCGCCTAGACATGAAAACACAGAATGTACCATTGGCAGTGGGCGCATGTTGTACCCTTCACAACATTTGTGAGATTCACGGTGAGGCATTTGATGACAACTGGTGGccaaatgataatgatgatgatgacaatttgGATGATGATGGGGATGGTGGTGTGGCAGTTGCAGCCCTCCATCCAGCAGTAGCAATGCGAAATGCCATCTCTTTAAActtttaa
- the LOC138055407 gene encoding uncharacterized protein: protein MMIFFIFSVISIQISSTEAVMPEYLPVNRAVSRNNAIENYYTLGFMASEILSFLLNVHGIRLSLRQLRRILKNRGCIRREQSTDMSIIVRAVEQELRGSGSIIGYRSMHQRLTTDHQLIVTRNIVRQVLKILYPEGVQARSGHRLRRRKYSTKGPNYLWHIDGYDKLKPFGFCVHGAIDGYSRKILWLEVSSSNNDPGIITKYYLDCVRQIGGTARVIRADRGTENGNIAVTQHFFRRLARDDFRAEKSFIYRRSTANQRIEAWWGILRKQCSDWWIKYFKDLRDAGLFCDDDIVHRECLKFCFMNLLQMELHKVAQLWNTHRIRPSANLESPAGRPDCLYFIPQSTHTRDYLTQVAVDEVDIAEEHCTQEPSLRGCSPYFNELAEMIMEDEGLEMPNTAEEGQDLYIALLGLIDNL from the coding sequence ATGATGATTTTCTTCATATTCAGCGTCATTTCTATTCAAATTTCTTCCACTGAAGCTGTCATGCCTGAGTACTTGCCTGTAAATCGAGCAGTTAGCCGTAACAATGCAATCGAGAATTACTATACACTTGGATTCATGGCCTCAGAAATTCTTAGTTTCCTTCTTAATGTCCATGGAATTCGGCTGAGTCTCAGGCAGCTGAGGAGAATTCTTAAAAATCGAGGCTGTATAAGGCGAGAACAATCCACTGATATGAGTATCATTGTACGGGCTGTTGAACAGGAACTCAGAGGAAGTGGCAGTATCATCGGGTACAGATCAATGCATCAGAGATTAACAACTGACCATCAGTTGATTGTAACCAGAAACATCGTACGTCAGGTACTTAAAATACTTTATCCTGAAGGAGTGCAAGCACGTTCTGGACACAGGTTACGAAGACGGAAGTATAGTACCAAAGGCCCAAATTACTTGTGGCATATAGATGGGTATGACAAATTAAAACCCTTTGGATTTTGTGTGCACGGCGCCATCGATGGTTATAGTAGAAAAATCCTTTGGTTGGAAGTGAGTAGCTCAAATAATGACCCTGGCATTATAACGAAGTACTACTTAGACTGTGTTAGACAAATAGGTGGAACCGCTCGCGTTATACGTGCAGATCGAGGAACGGAAAATGGAAACATCGCAGTCACCCAACATTTTTTTCGACGATTAGCAAGGGATGACTTTAGAGCAGAAAAGAGTTTCATATACAGACGATCAACTGCTAACCAAAGAATTGAAGCTTGGTGGGGAATTCTGAGAAAACAATGTTCTGACTGGTGGATTAAGTACTTTAAGGATCTAAGGGATGCTGGCTTGTTTTGTGATGATGATATTGTTCACAgagaatgtttaaaattttgtttcatgaatCTTCTTCAAATGGAATTGCACAAGGTAGCCCAGCTTTGGAACACACACAGGATAAGGCCATCTGCAAACCTAGAGTCTCCAGCTGGTCGCCCAGACTGCTTGTATTTTATCCCTCAGTCAACCCATACCCGTGATTACCTAACACAAGTGGCCGTTGACGAGGTTGATATCGCCGAGGAACATTGCACTCAAGAGCCATCTTTACGGGGTTGTTCACCTTATTTTAACGAGTTAGCTGAAATGATTATGGAAGATGAAGGACTAGAGATGCCAAATACCGCCGAGGAAGGCCAAGATTTGTACATAGCTTTACTCGGTCTGATAGATAACTTGTAA